A single region of the Salvia miltiorrhiza cultivar Shanhuang (shh) chromosome 8, IMPLAD_Smil_shh, whole genome shotgun sequence genome encodes:
- the LOC130996554 gene encoding uncharacterized protein LOC130996554, with product MTNSDILEQAPGNCSSTTYENTQNTRKSHQKQGRGPASGQKLDQQVKKHGKYKILFLPGETDALTFNMDLSNGIGIIVRTDADIKGATGWGNVSEDSKAICYIRLFEWFEIEDWSDKRVQGIINNKFKNAFTRWRCTLHKLYNNLLSDDIDPRNVCPRPDLTMEKWLEACDFIEDNDFQKKSRINTANRKKKPFNHTSGKRTMLNHYKEMIEKSEIELFRKTHVSKSKRGEFIDIVAESKYNEMIDMKNKAAEQDNEALAEPSIVKAVLGHRSGYIKGMGHGVQVLRSRESNVFAGIDLKEILLELESAKSEIVNLTNAYTEQRKKMDKMESDIAKMQGILQHIPNIPLDF from the exons ATGACAAATTCGGATATACTTGAGCAGGCTCCTG GAAATTGTTCTTCAACAACTTACGAGAACACCCAAAATACGA GGAAGAGTCATCAAAAGCAAGGTCGTGGTCCCGCAAGTGGCCAAAAACTAGACCAACAAGTGAAAAAG CATGGCAAGTACAAGATTTTGTTTCTTCCTGGAGAAACTGATGCATTGACATTCAATATGGATTTGAGTAATGGAATTGGAATTATAGTAAGAACTGATGCTGATATTAAAGGAGCCACAGGGTGGGGCAATGTTTCAGAGGATAGTAAAGCCATTTGTTATATCCGACTTTTT GAATGGTTTGAAATTGAAGATTGGTCAGACAAGAGAGTGCAAGGAATAATCAACAATAAGTTCAAAAATGCTTTTACAAGATGGAGGTGCACACTGCACAAGCTTTATAATAATCTACTTTCCGATGACATTGATCCCAGAAATGTATGTCCAAGGCCAGACTTGACAATGGAAAAATGGTTGGAGGCATGTGATTTCATTGAGGATAATGACTTTCAG AAAAAGTCACGCATTAACACTGCAAATCGTAAGAAGAAACCATTCAATCACACATCTGGAAAAAGAACAATGCTCAATCACTACAAGGAAATG ATTGAGAAAAGTGAGATCGAGCTCTTTAGAAAGACACATGTGAGCAAGTCAAAGAGAGGAGAATTCATTGATATTGTCGCTGAATCTAAATAT AATGAGATGATTGACATGAAAAATAAAGCAGCAGAACAGGACAATGAAGCACTTGCAGAGCCCTCAATTGTGAAAGCTGTACTTGGACACCGATCAGGGTACATAAAAGGAATGGGACATGGTGTGCAAGTTCTTCGTAGTCGCGAATCAAATGTCTTTGCTGGCATTGATTTGAAGGAGATATTGTTGGAACTCGAAAGTGCAAAGTCAGAGATTGTCAACCTCACAAATGCATATACTGAGCAAAGGAAAAAGATGGACAAGATGGAAAGTGATATTGCCAAAATGCAGGGAATTTTACAACATATCCCAAACATTCCTCTTGATTTTTGA